The Lytechinus pictus isolate F3 Inbred chromosome 15, Lp3.0, whole genome shotgun sequence genome contains a region encoding:
- the LOC129278095 gene encoding cell division cycle and apoptosis regulator protein 1-like isoform X1 codes for MSQYTRKDPPWSHVGVAGAGLNQTIMQQNQSLLGAQPGVVGTPTTVYGQSMVSSAGLAGATTAYPTPQQTMQQRQNIAIQQQQAAAQNAAAVAAGSQGGGTPQLTVSYPTTRATQGGQPRQRVFTGTVTKLHDTFGFVDEDVFFQTNTVKGSMPKIGERVLVEATYNASMPFKWNATRIQLLNSPMEQQVAQAPPPQQQQHHAAMKMQQLKQMQQQQQSSRIENVSQQFKMLKQSQQPLLKTPQGGNMMPTHNQQPPPPGLLGNPPPLLQQPPQGVVQQPALLQGNTQAMQNLAGAYAHQGRSSQISQQSIGRRDFSSSGSSRDRDRERDRERERDRAQREREREREREHRERERERERERRERERVREREKSPVKRSRSPRRSKSPRRSPRRTKRVVQRYCVQIPRFALDIPKSDVIELHKRYMNMYIPSDFFMANFAWQDVFPIHRPMNVAQPCSFHIMHKEAPPPQGAATVIDPPDVNYSYSAKVMLMTSVSQDELYEKCSARAQDSSEIRENFQHPTRLINFLVGQKGKNEVMAIGGPWSPSQDGADPVNDTSVLIKTAIRTTKALTGIDLTACTQWYRFLELSYHRPEEIHKGRVIPARVETVVIFVPDVWHILPTKVEWENLVELYRKTLSSKLAAVDNRDKKIEDSAPTQEETAAVKEEEEDETEEPEQQTPTNWKELDPKNMKVNELRQELEIRGLNSKGLKSQLIARLTKMLKSEQEMEDAEPAAMETDGAPDDSKDELKDTPKEEDVSEKDKEKEKKDKEEKEKKDKEDEQKKELVEEEKRRQRDREKRDLESRYAMPDGPVILVHPSPIAKSGKFDCSQQSLSVLLDYRVEDNKEHSFEVFLFAELFNEMLQRDFAFNMYKAIVRAPEKKEEKKDDKKKDKDEKEKKEKRDEKKEERKDEKDEKKEDKKDDEPKTKRRKTEEKDADKEERKDKDEERKEEDSKDNDKDGDEEENETKTNEDDDDDDEKKKGDKKNKDDKSKPRVKIETHDPHLLLSCIYFDQNHCGYILERDLEEILYTIGVHLSRAQVRKLLQKVVTRDCWSYRKLTDGPKKDKDDTIDVKHELSDLDLSKGNQAILDSMSSNKKGSKTIAPDGVTMVKYGGTVIDIANLLKQVQKADQERSMAEKKIESLEKQIDTLKSKASSSEATVTNVSGELLDVQKKLSTSERALIGSSTRSKKLIDVIGTAQKNLDEIMLKFNEVLEEALLPPTVKIPEKVIEKGKEDIKVKTESKPVVKSEPKSPRVEK; via the exons CAACAAGCAGCTGCCCAGAACGCTGCAGCGGTAGCAGCAGGCTCTCAGGGAGGTGGTACCCCTCAGCTAACAGTTAGTTACCCAACAACCAGAGCCACACAAGGAGGACAACCTCGTCAGAGAGTCTTTACTGGAACAGTCACTAAGCTCCATGATACATTTGGCTTTGTGGATGAGGATGTTTTCTTTCAAACAAA CACCGTAAAAGGATCCATGCCCAAGATTGGTGAGCGGGTATTGGTTGAAGCTACCTATAATGCCAGCATGCCATTTAAATGGAATGCTACTCGTATACAACTCTTGAATAGTCCTATGGAGCAACAGGTTGCTCAGGCGCCACCACCACAACAGCAGCAACACCATGCTGCCATGAAGATGCAACAACTTAAG CAAatgcaacaacaacagcaatcAAGTCGCATTGAAAATGTTTCTCAGCAATTTAAAATGCTAAAG CAAAGTCAGCAGCCCCTCTTGAAAACCCCACAGGGAGGGAACATGATGCCCACACACAATCAACAACCCCCACCCCCAGGCCTCCTGGGCAACCCACCCCCATTGCTACAGCAACCTCCACAGGGAGTGGTTCAGCAACCGGCTTTGCTACAGGGAAACACTCAGGCAATGCAGAATCTAGCTG GTGCCTATGCACATCAAGGCAGATCAAGTCAGATCAGTCAGCAGTCCATCGGACGACGTGACTTCAGCAGCAGTGGAAGCAGCAGAGATAGAGACCGTGAAAGAGACCGTGAACGAGAGAGGGATCGTGCCCAGCGAGAAAGAGAACGAGAAAGGGAACGCGAACATCGAGAGAGGGAACGCGAACGAGAGAGGGAACGTCGCGAACGTGAAAGGGTAAGGGAAAGGGAGAAGTCTCCAGTGAAGCGATCCAGGTCTCCACGTCGTTCCAAGTCTCCAAGAAGATCACCAAGGCGTACAAAGAGGGTAGTACAGCGATACTGTGTTCAGATCCCACGCTTTGCTCTGGATAT CCCCAAGTCAGATGTGATTGAACTCCACAAGCGTTACATGAATATGTACATCCCGAGTGATTTCTTTATGGCTAATTTTGCCTGGCAGGATGTGTTTCCAATTCATCGTCCAATGAATGTAGCTCAACCATGTAGCTTTCACATCATGCACAAAGAAGCCCCTCCTCCCCAGGGTGCTGCTACCGTCATTGACCCTCCTGATGTAAACTACTCCTATTCTGCCAAG GTGATGCTGATGACATCAGTCTCTCAGGATGAACTCTACGAGAAGTGTAGCGCACGAGCCCAGGATTCCTCAGAGATTAGGGAGAACTTTCAGCACCCCACTCGCCTTATTAATTTCTTAGTTGGACAGAAGGGCAAGAATGAGGTGATGGCTATTGGTGGACCTTGGTCTCCTTCTCAAGATGGTGCTGACCCTGTTAATGATACATCCGTATTGATCAAGACAGCCATTAGGACAACAAAAGCATTGACTGGGATTGACCTGACTGCCTGCACACAATG GTACCGGTTCTTGGAGCTAAGCTACCATCGTCCAGAGGAGATTCACAAAGGCCGAGTCATCCCGGCGCGAGTCGAAACTGTCGTAATTTTCGTGCCTGACGTGTGGCACATTTTACCCACGAAGGTTGAATGGGAGAATCTTGTGGAGCTGTACAGAAAGACACTGAGCAGCAAATTAGCAGCAGTGGACAACCGAGATAAGAAAATAGAGGACTCCGCCCCAACCCAG GAGGAGACTGCTGCTgtcaaagaggaagaagaagatgagaCTGAAGAGCCGGAGCAACAGACACCTACCAACTGGAAGGAGCTTGATCCTAAAAATATGAAG GTGAATGAACTTCGTCAGGAGCTTGAGATCCGTGGCTTGAATTCCAAAGGTCTGAAATCTCAGCTCATTGCTCGCCTTACCAAGATGCTCAAATCAGAACAGGAGATGGAGGATGCAGAGCCTGCTGCCATGGAAACAGATGGAGCTCCAGATGATTCTAAGGATGAACTAAAGGATACTCCAAAGGAGGAAGATGTTTCAGAGAAGgataaagaaaaggagaaaaaagacaaagaagagaaagagaagaaggacAAAGAGGATGAGCAAAAGAAGGAATTGGTT GAAGAGGAGAAGAGGCGCCAGCGAGATCGAGAGAAGCGTGACCTTGAGTCACGATATGCCATGCCTGATGGTCCAGTAATCTTAGTTCATCCTTCACCCATTGCTAAGAGTGGAAAGTTTGACTGTTCTCAGCAGTCTCTTAGTGTCTTGCTTGACTACAGGGTAGAAGATAACAAAGAACATTCTTTTGAG gTTTTTCTTTTTGCTGAGTTATTCAATGAGATGTTACAAAGAGACTTTGCCTTCAACATGTATAAAGCTATCGTCAGGGCTcctgagaagaaagaagaaaagaaagatgacAAGAAG AAGGATAAagatgagaaagaaaagaaggaaaagagggATGAAAAGAAGGAGGAACGTAAGGATGAAAAAGATGAGAAGAAGGAAgataagaaagatgatgaaCCAAAGACGAAGAGACGCAAAACAGAAGAAAAGGATGCAGataaagaagaaaggaaagacaaG GATGAAGAACGAAAGGAGGAAGATAGCAAGgataatgataaagatggaGATGAAGAAGAGAATGAAACAAAGaccaatgaagatgatgatgatgatg ATGAGAAGAAGAAGGGCGATAAGAAGAATAAAGATGATAAGAGCAAGCCGAGAGTTAAGATAGAAACACATGATCCTCATCTTCTTCTATCCTGCATCTACTTTGATCAGAATCATTGTGGTTATATCTTAGAGAGAGACTTGGAAGAGATACTGTATACCATTGGTGTTCATCTATCAAGGGCTCAG GTTCGTAAGCTGCTTCAGAAGGTAGTCACCAGAGACTGTTGGAGTTACAGAAAGCTTACAGATGGACCTAAGAAGGACAAAGATGATACAATAGATGTTAAACATGAACTTTCTGATCTAGATCTTTCTAAGG GTAATCAAGCGATTCTTGATAGTATGTCATCCAACAAGAAAGGATCAAAGACCATAGCTCCTGATGGTGTTACCATGGTAAAGTATGGTGGAACAGTGATTGATATCGCTAACCTGTTGAAACAAGTACAGAAGGCTGATCAAGAGCGATCTATGGCAGAGAAGAAGATTGAATCTTTGGAGAAACAGATAG ACACCCTGAAGAGTAAAGCCAGCTCCAGTGAAGCCACCGTTACCAACGTCAGCGGTGAGCTACTAGACGTCCAGAAGAAACTCTCTACTTCTGAGCGTGCCCTCATCGGCTCATCAACTCGCTCCAAGAAGCTCATTGACGTCATTGGGACCGCTCAGAAAAACCTGGATGAAATCATGCTTAAGTTTAACGAGGTCCTGGAGGAAGCCCTGCTGCCCCCTACAGTCAAGATTCCTGAGAAGGTTATTGAGAAAGGCAAGGAAGATATCAAGGTCAAGACAGAGAGCAAACCTGTCGTTAAATCAGAACCAAAAAGCCCAAGAGTAGAGAAGTAG
- the LOC129278095 gene encoding cell division cycle and apoptosis regulator protein 1-like isoform X2, producing MSQYTRKDPPWSHVGVAGAGLNQTIMQQNQSLLGAQPGVVGTPTTVYGQSMVSSAGLAGATTAYPTPQQTMQQRQNIAIQQQQAAAQNAAAVAAGSQGGGTPQLTVSYPTTRATQGGQPRQRVFTGTVTKLHDTFGFVDEDVFFQTNTVKGSMPKIGERVLVEATYNASMPFKWNATRIQLLNSPMEQQVAQAPPPQQQQHHAAMKMQQLKQSQQPLLKTPQGGNMMPTHNQQPPPPGLLGNPPPLLQQPPQGVVQQPALLQGNTQAMQNLAGAYAHQGRSSQISQQSIGRRDFSSSGSSRDRDRERDRERERDRAQREREREREREHRERERERERERRERERVREREKSPVKRSRSPRRSKSPRRSPRRTKRVVQRYCVQIPRFALDIPKSDVIELHKRYMNMYIPSDFFMANFAWQDVFPIHRPMNVAQPCSFHIMHKEAPPPQGAATVIDPPDVNYSYSAKVMLMTSVSQDELYEKCSARAQDSSEIRENFQHPTRLINFLVGQKGKNEVMAIGGPWSPSQDGADPVNDTSVLIKTAIRTTKALTGIDLTACTQWYRFLELSYHRPEEIHKGRVIPARVETVVIFVPDVWHILPTKVEWENLVELYRKTLSSKLAAVDNRDKKIEDSAPTQEETAAVKEEEEDETEEPEQQTPTNWKELDPKNMKVNELRQELEIRGLNSKGLKSQLIARLTKMLKSEQEMEDAEPAAMETDGAPDDSKDELKDTPKEEDVSEKDKEKEKKDKEEKEKKDKEDEQKKELVEEEKRRQRDREKRDLESRYAMPDGPVILVHPSPIAKSGKFDCSQQSLSVLLDYRVEDNKEHSFEVFLFAELFNEMLQRDFAFNMYKAIVRAPEKKEEKKDDKKKDKDEKEKKEKRDEKKEERKDEKDEKKEDKKDDEPKTKRRKTEEKDADKEERKDKDEERKEEDSKDNDKDGDEEENETKTNEDDDDDDEKKKGDKKNKDDKSKPRVKIETHDPHLLLSCIYFDQNHCGYILERDLEEILYTIGVHLSRAQVRKLLQKVVTRDCWSYRKLTDGPKKDKDDTIDVKHELSDLDLSKGNQAILDSMSSNKKGSKTIAPDGVTMVKYGGTVIDIANLLKQVQKADQERSMAEKKIESLEKQIDTLKSKASSSEATVTNVSGELLDVQKKLSTSERALIGSSTRSKKLIDVIGTAQKNLDEIMLKFNEVLEEALLPPTVKIPEKVIEKGKEDIKVKTESKPVVKSEPKSPRVEK from the exons CAACAAGCAGCTGCCCAGAACGCTGCAGCGGTAGCAGCAGGCTCTCAGGGAGGTGGTACCCCTCAGCTAACAGTTAGTTACCCAACAACCAGAGCCACACAAGGAGGACAACCTCGTCAGAGAGTCTTTACTGGAACAGTCACTAAGCTCCATGATACATTTGGCTTTGTGGATGAGGATGTTTTCTTTCAAACAAA CACCGTAAAAGGATCCATGCCCAAGATTGGTGAGCGGGTATTGGTTGAAGCTACCTATAATGCCAGCATGCCATTTAAATGGAATGCTACTCGTATACAACTCTTGAATAGTCCTATGGAGCAACAGGTTGCTCAGGCGCCACCACCACAACAGCAGCAACACCATGCTGCCATGAAGATGCAACAACTTAAG CAAAGTCAGCAGCCCCTCTTGAAAACCCCACAGGGAGGGAACATGATGCCCACACACAATCAACAACCCCCACCCCCAGGCCTCCTGGGCAACCCACCCCCATTGCTACAGCAACCTCCACAGGGAGTGGTTCAGCAACCGGCTTTGCTACAGGGAAACACTCAGGCAATGCAGAATCTAGCTG GTGCCTATGCACATCAAGGCAGATCAAGTCAGATCAGTCAGCAGTCCATCGGACGACGTGACTTCAGCAGCAGTGGAAGCAGCAGAGATAGAGACCGTGAAAGAGACCGTGAACGAGAGAGGGATCGTGCCCAGCGAGAAAGAGAACGAGAAAGGGAACGCGAACATCGAGAGAGGGAACGCGAACGAGAGAGGGAACGTCGCGAACGTGAAAGGGTAAGGGAAAGGGAGAAGTCTCCAGTGAAGCGATCCAGGTCTCCACGTCGTTCCAAGTCTCCAAGAAGATCACCAAGGCGTACAAAGAGGGTAGTACAGCGATACTGTGTTCAGATCCCACGCTTTGCTCTGGATAT CCCCAAGTCAGATGTGATTGAACTCCACAAGCGTTACATGAATATGTACATCCCGAGTGATTTCTTTATGGCTAATTTTGCCTGGCAGGATGTGTTTCCAATTCATCGTCCAATGAATGTAGCTCAACCATGTAGCTTTCACATCATGCACAAAGAAGCCCCTCCTCCCCAGGGTGCTGCTACCGTCATTGACCCTCCTGATGTAAACTACTCCTATTCTGCCAAG GTGATGCTGATGACATCAGTCTCTCAGGATGAACTCTACGAGAAGTGTAGCGCACGAGCCCAGGATTCCTCAGAGATTAGGGAGAACTTTCAGCACCCCACTCGCCTTATTAATTTCTTAGTTGGACAGAAGGGCAAGAATGAGGTGATGGCTATTGGTGGACCTTGGTCTCCTTCTCAAGATGGTGCTGACCCTGTTAATGATACATCCGTATTGATCAAGACAGCCATTAGGACAACAAAAGCATTGACTGGGATTGACCTGACTGCCTGCACACAATG GTACCGGTTCTTGGAGCTAAGCTACCATCGTCCAGAGGAGATTCACAAAGGCCGAGTCATCCCGGCGCGAGTCGAAACTGTCGTAATTTTCGTGCCTGACGTGTGGCACATTTTACCCACGAAGGTTGAATGGGAGAATCTTGTGGAGCTGTACAGAAAGACACTGAGCAGCAAATTAGCAGCAGTGGACAACCGAGATAAGAAAATAGAGGACTCCGCCCCAACCCAG GAGGAGACTGCTGCTgtcaaagaggaagaagaagatgagaCTGAAGAGCCGGAGCAACAGACACCTACCAACTGGAAGGAGCTTGATCCTAAAAATATGAAG GTGAATGAACTTCGTCAGGAGCTTGAGATCCGTGGCTTGAATTCCAAAGGTCTGAAATCTCAGCTCATTGCTCGCCTTACCAAGATGCTCAAATCAGAACAGGAGATGGAGGATGCAGAGCCTGCTGCCATGGAAACAGATGGAGCTCCAGATGATTCTAAGGATGAACTAAAGGATACTCCAAAGGAGGAAGATGTTTCAGAGAAGgataaagaaaaggagaaaaaagacaaagaagagaaagagaagaaggacAAAGAGGATGAGCAAAAGAAGGAATTGGTT GAAGAGGAGAAGAGGCGCCAGCGAGATCGAGAGAAGCGTGACCTTGAGTCACGATATGCCATGCCTGATGGTCCAGTAATCTTAGTTCATCCTTCACCCATTGCTAAGAGTGGAAAGTTTGACTGTTCTCAGCAGTCTCTTAGTGTCTTGCTTGACTACAGGGTAGAAGATAACAAAGAACATTCTTTTGAG gTTTTTCTTTTTGCTGAGTTATTCAATGAGATGTTACAAAGAGACTTTGCCTTCAACATGTATAAAGCTATCGTCAGGGCTcctgagaagaaagaagaaaagaaagatgacAAGAAG AAGGATAAagatgagaaagaaaagaaggaaaagagggATGAAAAGAAGGAGGAACGTAAGGATGAAAAAGATGAGAAGAAGGAAgataagaaagatgatgaaCCAAAGACGAAGAGACGCAAAACAGAAGAAAAGGATGCAGataaagaagaaaggaaagacaaG GATGAAGAACGAAAGGAGGAAGATAGCAAGgataatgataaagatggaGATGAAGAAGAGAATGAAACAAAGaccaatgaagatgatgatgatgatg ATGAGAAGAAGAAGGGCGATAAGAAGAATAAAGATGATAAGAGCAAGCCGAGAGTTAAGATAGAAACACATGATCCTCATCTTCTTCTATCCTGCATCTACTTTGATCAGAATCATTGTGGTTATATCTTAGAGAGAGACTTGGAAGAGATACTGTATACCATTGGTGTTCATCTATCAAGGGCTCAG GTTCGTAAGCTGCTTCAGAAGGTAGTCACCAGAGACTGTTGGAGTTACAGAAAGCTTACAGATGGACCTAAGAAGGACAAAGATGATACAATAGATGTTAAACATGAACTTTCTGATCTAGATCTTTCTAAGG GTAATCAAGCGATTCTTGATAGTATGTCATCCAACAAGAAAGGATCAAAGACCATAGCTCCTGATGGTGTTACCATGGTAAAGTATGGTGGAACAGTGATTGATATCGCTAACCTGTTGAAACAAGTACAGAAGGCTGATCAAGAGCGATCTATGGCAGAGAAGAAGATTGAATCTTTGGAGAAACAGATAG ACACCCTGAAGAGTAAAGCCAGCTCCAGTGAAGCCACCGTTACCAACGTCAGCGGTGAGCTACTAGACGTCCAGAAGAAACTCTCTACTTCTGAGCGTGCCCTCATCGGCTCATCAACTCGCTCCAAGAAGCTCATTGACGTCATTGGGACCGCTCAGAAAAACCTGGATGAAATCATGCTTAAGTTTAACGAGGTCCTGGAGGAAGCCCTGCTGCCCCCTACAGTCAAGATTCCTGAGAAGGTTATTGAGAAAGGCAAGGAAGATATCAAGGTCAAGACAGAGAGCAAACCTGTCGTTAAATCAGAACCAAAAAGCCCAAGAGTAGAGAAGTAG